The Gossypium hirsutum isolate 1008001.06 chromosome D03, Gossypium_hirsutum_v2.1, whole genome shotgun sequence genomic interval ACCAACATTTTTTCTAATAATCTCAAGCATCACCCAACAAGTGAGGTATGAAAGCACCAGCAACAAGGACAAATGAAAGCTATCACAAGATTAACAACAATATCAATGTAACCAAATCCAGATACAAAACCATGACTCTAATAGGTGTAAACAACATCACAAGTTGCAAATATAAAGAATTTTCCTGCTCTTTTCCACATAAAAACCAAGTTGCATATGGGAGAGTAATTCTTGAAACTCAATTCTCACATAAAATCTAAAAGCAATCTAACCAAAACAGAAAGGTCATATAATTCGATATCAACGAAGTCCAAATTAAAAGATACAACATTACCAGCATCTATTCTACCGATGGATATTAAGCATGTCCTTGGCTTCACTCTGCTCCTCCAACAGCCCTTCACTCGCATACTTACTTAAAAGCtccatcttcttcctttcaaCAACCATCCTCTCAATCTCCTTCTCATCAGGCAATGGCACGTGCACGACAAATTCCCTCTCCTTATCCTTCCTCTCTTTCTCCTCCCTCTCCCTCCTCTCCTCCTCCACCACATCCTCCTCTTCCTCAAACAAAACCTCTCTCGCAGCAGCTCCCACGCTAACCACCTCCTTCGCCCCTCTCCTTGCCTCTCTTCTAATCTCCTCCACTCTCCGCCACTCTTCCTCGGCTTCAGCCCTCATCTTTGCCTCAGCTGGCCCCTCCACTCTAGCTAAAACTCCATCCTCTTCATCCCTATACCCATAATAACTCGCATCAATCCTCTTATAAATATCATATCTAGTTCTCCTCTTTCGCAACTCCGGCGGCTTCTCAAACAACTCCCTAACTCCCGGCAACTTCTTTGCGGCTCCGAAATACCGATACCCAGGGCCACGGCCACTGGGGTTTGGAACATCCACTATGTTCCCTTCTAAATCTGTCATTTTAGGGGCATGTTTGGCGTAATTCGGGCCGCCGAGTTCAACGATGCGCCGTTCCCAGTGCGACTTCTCTCGTATAAGCTTATTGATCTCGTCGTTAAGGTCGCGGAGTCGATGTTCTCCGAGGCCTTCATTCTGAATCTCAGCGACCTTGCGGCCAATCTCTCGCATGATTTGTTGACGCCATTTGTCGGCCTCAGCAAGGTCACGGCACTCAGAGGCGAGGAAAGGGCGGCGTTCTTTGGGCTTCTTTTTTTCCTCGGCTTTTAGGGCTATGAATCGATTGAGCATCGACTGGGCTTTCTCTTCGTT includes:
- the LOC107950582 gene encoding pre-mRNA-splicing factor ISY1 homolog, translating into MARNEEKAQSMLNRFIALKAEEKKKPKERRPFLASECRDLAEADKWRQQIMREIGRKVAEIQNEGLGEHRLRDLNDEINKLIREKSHWERRIVELGGPNYAKHAPKMTDLEGNIVDVPNPSGRGPGYRYFGAAKKLPGVRELFEKPPELRKRRTRYDIYKRIDASYYGYRDEEDGVLARVEGPAEAKMRAEAEEEWRRVEEIRREARRGAKEVVSVGAAAREVLFEEEEDVVEEERREREEKERKDKEREFVVHVPLPDEKEIERMVVERKKMELLSKYASEGLLEEQSEAKDMLNIHR